The following coding sequences lie in one Capsicum annuum cultivar UCD-10X-F1 chromosome 5, UCD10Xv1.1, whole genome shotgun sequence genomic window:
- the LOC124898481 gene encoding uncharacterized protein LOC124898481, whose amino-acid sequence MEESPIWMDCSITEQCKAIEVSIGDGLELARLAGSRAHERYFNEKSSSPETNTFSVSCLCSVSKKTPFTALAPPVFKGEGYHVMSARMEKHMEANDLWEAVEEDYEVTPLPENPTMAIMTLKLAFEVWNFLKKEYEGDKRIKGIRTLNLIREFELQKMQDSETIKEYSDRLLNIGNNAQEQRRLMRGTKRDFPPCKHYGKKSHPPFKCWRRPDQQYEKCQQMVDHQKVFKNTQQTNAAQLANQEDEEKLFVATCLETSCSSDKWFIYSGCTNHMTFDRDFFKELDTSVISKVQVGNGNYIPAEGKGTVEMKCSLGTKLIKDVFFVPNISHSLLSVGQMLENGFKLLFETNYCQIKDEDGRNLFKVMMKGRSFTLDLLDHE is encoded by the exons ATGGAAGAATCACCTATATGGATGGATTGTAGCATAACTGAACAATGCAAAGCTATTGAAGTTTCTATTGGTGATGGTCTAGAGCTGGCCAGGCTTGCTGGTTCTCGTGCACATGAAAGATAT TTCAATGAAAAAAGCAGCTCTCCAGAAACAAATACTTTCTCTGTTTCTTGCCTTTGTTCTGTTTCTAAGA AGACTCCTTTCACTGCACTAGCACCACCAGTCTTCAAAGGTGAAGGATATCATGTCATGTCAGCAAGAATGGAGAAACACATGGAGGCAAATGATCTGTGGGAAGCTGTTGAGGAGGACTATGAAGTTACTCCCTTGCCTGAAAATCCAACCATGGC GATTATGACATTGAAATTGGCTTTTGAGGTCTGGAATTTCTTAAAGAAAGAATATGAAGGAGATAAACGGATCAAAGGTATACGTACTCTTAACTTGATCCGAGAATTTGAACTTCAGAAGATGCAGGATTCAGAGACAATCAAAGAGTATTCTGATAGATTACTCAACATTGGAAACAAT GCACAGGAACAGAGAAGACTAATGAG GGGAACGAAACGTGATTTTCCTCCTTGCAAGCATTATGGAAAGAAGAGTCATCCACCGTTCAAATGCTGGAGAAGGCCAGACCAGCAGTATGAAAAATGTCAGCAGATGGTAGATCATCAGAAGGTTTTCAAAAACACTCAGCAAACTAATGCTGCACAACTAGCTAATCAGGAAGATGAAGAGAAACTCTTTGTAGCGACATGTTTGGAAACTAGCTGCTCGAGTGACAAGTGGTTTATTTACAGTGGTTGCACAAACCACATGACTTTTGATCGTGATTTTTTCAAGGAGTTGGATACTTCAGTAATTTCCAAAGTACAAGTTGGTAATGGAAACTACATTCCTGCTGAAGGCAAAGGTACTGTGGAAATGAAATGCTCTTTAGGTACAAAACTTATCAAAGATGTGTTTTTTGTACCTAATATTAGTCATAGTTTGTTGAGTGTCGGGCAGATGCTTGAGAATGGTTTCAAACTTCTCTTTGAAACCAATTACTGTCAAATCAAGGATGAAGATGGCAGAAACTTATTCAAGGTAATGATGAAGGGAAGGAGCTTTACATTGGATCTTTTAGATCATGAGTAA